The Euphorbia lathyris chromosome 3, ddEupLath1.1, whole genome shotgun sequence genome contains a region encoding:
- the LOC136223212 gene encoding uncharacterized protein, translating into MSMETQQKTKPSQIVRLDKAFKLAELWVNNMSKTVEDQTEAEPEGRPARLGLGAKVVRQSKISGSSNDPIERKLHAKLEAGKRKLAKSIEESLKNDDDDDSSEEPESRTRAFVKKRTGTPISSLQVHKRKK; encoded by the exons ATGAGCATGGAGACTCAGCAAAAAACTAAACCTTCTCAAATTGTTAGATTGGACAAGGCATTTAAACTG GCTGAACTGTGGGTTAATAATATGAGTAAAACTGTGGAAGATCAAACAGAAGCAGAACCAGAGGGCCGTCCTGCTAG GCTTGGCCTCGGTGCGAAAGTTGTGCGCCAATCCAAAATTAGTGGATCCTCTAATGATCCTATTGAAAGAAAGTTGCATGCCAAATTGGAAGCCGGAAAAAGAAAGTTGGCAAAAAGTATCGAGGAATCCCTTAAAAATGACGACGACGACGATAGCAGTGAGGAACCAGAAAGCAGAACCAGAGCATTTGTGAAGAAGAGAACGGGTACCCCAATTTCATCCTTACAGGTACACAAGAGAAAGAAGTAG